tatgttttaattgtctcacattgaaatataaacataaagtaagagaagatgaaaagaaaattagataaagagagagaaagtgagaatttgaaaacctttagttttcttcatttagacaattcaatgcattacaaataaaacccctatgctttaattgtctcactaaaaggctaacatctaaaacgccacgtgtcgcaattctatgcactctctaagccaaaactcagcttatatatataatgattaatttgaaGCTTGGTTTAGGCAAGGGAATCCAAGAAATGCAAGAATGCATCTAGCAAACTAGCAAGCCTACTGCATTCTGTCGAGGAGATAGAAAACACATTATCGAATATGCTTGATCctgcttagaaaaaaagaaaaacaaataaaataaaaaagaatatgcTTGATCCTCTAAACAAATGTGCCACATGTATCTCGCGTAAATGATTAGTCACTTAAAAGACAGTAGTAGGTCGATAATTCTGGAAAGGAATTAAAGTCATAGAGAAAAATGCAAGCAGCAAAGCCAAACAATGGATCTTGTTAAgatatgagtataagattatataggctATATAGGTTAATTTTAACTCAATCAATTTGATTAATCGTATTAGATCCCTCAACCATAAACCGATAATTTCATGTTAGGTTCGTGGGGCGTATCTAAATTCCTTGTCCTAAATGTTGCATGCCAAGTTCAAGTTGTGTCGAGgtataaattaagtaattaaccaTAATTTGACCTATTTCATTAAATGAGTAAAATCACTCAACTATAACATGTTAATTTAGTGTCAAGTTATGAGTTGTATCAAAAATTGACAGCTGACCTTGCAATCAATCACAATAGTCATACCTAGCCTTTTAAAACTGCATCATTCAAGGTCATCTTAGATTTCCTTATCTTAATGCGAGTCAAAGGGGAAAATCCAAAAAAGCAGTGAGTTCGGTGCACCACTTGTTTTCTAAATGCATGGTGAGATATATAACTCCACCATCGTTGAGCTTTCCTCAATCCCATAGAGAAGTGTCTTTTCACCTCACCTGTGAccattttaaagcaaaaaatctGTCTCACGAGAAACCCATATATCCAGCTGTTTATGTTATCATTTCACCCAACTGCCCCTAACATTTCCACCCTTATCACTCACCTAAAGTTGATCAACTCCTTTTCCACTTCTTTACGTGATCATCTCCATTTAACAGCAAATAGAAATAGCGtatatggaagaagaagaaaaagaagtaaatgaaGTAGCTATGAAGTCGAGATATCCCAGAAAGCTCAACTTTAATGCACCGCTCTTGTCGACTAGGCGTATTGGTGGCTACTCGGGCGAAGAAGTGAATTCACAAGGTGTGTTGCAGCAGGCTGCAAGTGATCATAGCATTCCATTTTCATGGGAGCAAGCTCCAGGCAAGCCCAAGGAATCAGAGAGAGGTGACATCCATGATGGGGATGATACACCTCGTCCAAGGCTCCCGCCATGTCGTTGGCATCCATCCATAGATGCAACAAACAATCATGATGATCATCAAGCAGTTATTAgtgatcatgatgatgatggttgtgatggtgatggtgatgttgatgttgatgttgatgttgatgaCGACGACGCCGCTTTCTCGGATGCCATGGACGTGTTCTCCTTGTCAGAGGCAATAGACATTGTGACAAAAGCAGAGAAAGTTGAGGAGTTCAATGGCTTAAAGTTGAAGCTTGCAGAGTCTAGAGGCAATGAGTCACCAAATTTCATAATCAAGCGTTTTCTTCCTGATGCCACTGCATTGGCTGAATCATCTGCTTTAACTTTCTCCAAGAGCTTCAACAAGAAATTTCCTAAGCCCTGCAACTACCCTGAATCCTCTGCTTCACCAAAAGGTTGTGGCCTGGAAATTCTCTTCCCCTGGCGCATCAAGCACAAGCTTTGTGGCATAAAGAGCCCCATCCGGCAAGACTCTCTAAATGTGCAGCCTCAGTGGAGggcaaaacaaaagaaacattaTTGTTCATCCGCTAATGTCTTTAGCAATAATGTAGATAAAGATACTAGAGACTAATGAAGACTTTTTTTGCCTTTCCTTTTTCTAGCTTGAACTTCTTTAAGCAAATACCAGTACTCCAAATATAGTCTGATATTGCTCATAACCATTGTGGATGTTTTGACCGTTGATTGATGATGCTGCAATTTATGTTACAGAACATCCCACAAATGTTTTAAATCAGACTTAAATTGCTGTTTCACTTATAATCAAGTGTTCCTAGTATCATATTTTTCCATGTTTGGCTATGTAGACCAGAATTCCCTGTAATTATCTGCTCTGATTACACTGCAATCAAGTAGGTAAATGAGAGAGGATTTCATCGCGAGCCTCTTTCATGCAGAGATTGAGTAGACTGCAATCTGAACAGACAATTGCAACCAATTCCAATCCTAGTTATGAACatgttgtaaaataaaaaaaatgtctcatAGTCAAAATTCTATGATAGATGCTACAATCAAAACAGTACAAGCCATCTAAATGTTGGTAAATGGTAACAAAACATAACATTGCATTATATCATTGTAGTAATTTGAGgcaaattaaggaaaatgtttggATAGTACAACCtctactacaatttttttttttttttttaataatcttctgttataatattttattagtgaaaaaattaaagaacaaagcttaactaataaatttaattatttaataattgacGTAATAAGTCGTCCAATGCTACACAACACAAGAAATTTGTGTACGGTAAAATATGTTCGTTATTGGGCTGAGGCCCAATAAACCCAAACGGTCTACTTCGCACGCTCGCGTGTGCGAGATTTCAAAAAATCCAACTAGGGTTTTTCGAGGGCAGTGATCCCGGGCAGGATCGGGCAGCCACAGGTCCTGCCCGTTCGTTTTGCACACAAATTTTagtgtctctccctctctctcccgcTTCTACTAAGCATTCGAAATGCACAGagcattttatatataaatcacCCAACTCGCCGATTCAGAGCCCAATCCACTCTGTGCAGTCtcatttcctctctctctcgacCTTGGCATCGGCGACGAGGAAAAAGTTCAGAGACAGAGAAAGCGACGACTCTTTGAGTTCGAGTTCGAGAGAGAGGGAAACCCTAGCTTCGCCTTCGTCTTCTTTCGCTGGTCGATTGCCTTTTGATTCGAGGTACTTCTCTCTTTCTAGACTTTCTGATTCCTGTGCTGCTAGTGGATCTATTGCTTTCTGGCctgtttttgcttcttcttttttgggcGTTTTAGGGTTTTCGTTTTTGCTGATACTGTACTCTTGTGGGTTGAATATGGGATCTggctttgtattttttcaattgGATATGTGCATCTCTTACGGATCGTGTGGTATATTAGAGTTTTTCGGGGTTTAAGCTTCTGTGTTTGTTTTTCTCGGCTTAttcgtttttttcttctttcctcatTTTGGACCAGTTGGAAATCTAGTAATTGAAAGTGAACAAGTTGACTATCCCTGACATACCGGTATATCGCAGTATAAGAAATTGTTTGTATGGTCACTTAGATTATGGCAGGGACACTCAAGTTGAGAAAATGAGCTTTTAAATTCTCTAAAGgtatatgaaaaaaagaaaattaaagatatCTGCTTGGTTGAATTCAATAAGACTGTTTGGATTGATCACGAGTTTAAATCATATTAAGGGTGAAACAACATGAATTAAAAGagattcaaattttatttcatttcttttctgagcatttttgaaaatttactgcCTGTCACACTAAACCTTTCTGCATGTCAAAGGGCATACATTTCTTTTTGGAGTAATGATTTGTGCTAAATTTTGGTGGGAATTGCAGTTTGCTTCTACAATTGCTGACTTTGATAAGCTAGTCATGTTTTCATGCTGCGTTTTATTGTCGTTCTTTAGCAGATGAGGTGTTGGATCAAATTCCTGTATGTGACTTGGTGGTATAATTATAGATATAAACCCTAACatttagataatgaaataaaatttgggCATGCTATGTTGTTATACATGGTTCAATATCAGTATGAAACATATATTAAGCATTTAGTGTTGTTATTCATATATTGCATTAGCTAACGATTCTCTTGTTTATTAAGTTTCCGATGGCCTTGTCTAATTATAATTTGGTGTACCGTTGATTCATAAAGGTTAACAGTTTCctagttaccttttttttttttaaaaaaaataataataatttcatggTTTTTTCGATTGTAGTGTGGAAGAATGGCTATGGAGATCACCCAGTTCCTATTGTCTGCTCAGTCGCCTGATGCAAATGTCCGTACTGAAGCGGAGACCAATCTTACACGATTTCAAGAGCAAAACCTTCCTTCATTTCTTCTCTCCTTGTCAGTTGAGCTTGCACACAATGAGAAACCAATTGAATCCCGTAGGCTTGCTGGTATTGTGCTTAAGAACTCATTAGATGCTAAAGATGCTGCTAGAAAGGAGCATCTTGTTCAACAGTGGATGGCAATTGACATTTCCATTAAATCTCAAATCAAAGATTTGCTCTTAAGGACTCTTGGATCGGTTGCAACAGAGGCAAGGCATACTTCTGCACAAGTGATTGCCAAAATTGCTTCTATTGAGATTCCAAAGAAGCAGTGGCCTGAGCTAATTGGATGTTTGCTTAACAATATGACTCAGCAAGATAAACCTGCCGGTCTGAAGCAAGCTACCCTGGAAACTCTTGGATATGTGTGCGAGGAGATCTCTCATGAGGATCTTGTGCAAGATGAAGTAAATGCTGTTCTCACTGCTGTAGTGCAAGGCATGAACCTTGCTGAACACAGTTCTGAAGTTCGTCTTGCAGCAGCAAGGGCTTTATATAATGCTTTGGATTTTGCCCAAACCAACTTTGAAAATGAGATGGAGCGGAATTACATTATGAAAATGGTCTGTGAGACAGCCATTTCCAAGGAGGTAGAGATCCGACAAGCTGCTTTTGAGTGTCTTGTTTCGATAGCATCAACGTACTATGAGAAGCTTGAGCCTTACATGCAAGCTCTCTTTGAGCTTACGTCCAATGCAGTAAAAGGAGATGAAGAGGCTGTTTCCCTCCAAGCAATTGAGTTCTGGAGCTCAATCTGTGATGAAGAGATAGAGCTTCAGGAGTATGAGAGTACTGAGAGTGGGGACTCTGAGCCTCCCCATTCCCGTTTCATTGAGAAGGCTTTGTCATCTCTGGTTCCTATGCTGCTAGAAACTCTGCTGAAGCAGGAAGAAGACCAGGACCAGGATGACAGCATTTGGAATTTGTCCATGGCTGGTGGGACCTGTCTTGGTCTTGTTTCCAGAACTGTTGGGGATGCTATTGTGCCCCTTGTGATGCCTTTTGTCGAAGCTAACATATTGAAGCCAGAGTGGCGTTGTCGTGAGGCAGCTACATATGCATTTGGCTCAATCCTTGAAGGCCCGAGCATTGATAAGCTCTCTCCCTTGGTCCATGCAGGTCTGGACTTTCTGCTTAAGGCAATGAAGGATGAAAACAACCATGTCAGGGACACAACTGCTTGGACTCTTAGTCGTATTTTCGAGTTATTGCACAGTCCAGCTGGTGGAATTTCTGTGATATCTTCTGAGAACATTCAACAGATTTTAGGAGTATTGTTGGAAAGCATAAACGACACTCCAAATGTTGCAGAGAAGATCTGTGGGGCAATCTATTACCTTTGCCAGGGATATTTTGAAGCAGGACAGGCCTCCTCTGTCCTCACGCCTTTCCTCACAGACATCATCACTCAACTTATTAGGACTGCCGATCGTACAGATGGTGGTGACTCTAAGCTAAGGTCTTCCGCATATGAAACCTTGAATGAGGTGGTCAGGTGTTCCTATATTGTGGATACGTCTCCCATTATAGAACAGCTGCTCCCTGTCATTATGAATAAATTAGGGCAGACACTAGAGCTTCAGATTGTATCTTCAGATGATAGGGAAAAACAAGGTGACTTGCAAGCTTCTCTATGTGGTGTTATTCAGGTTATTATCCAGAAACTAAGCAGTACGGACGAAACGAGGCCCATAATACTCCGAGCTTCAGATCAAATTATGGCATTGTTCCTTAGAGTGTTTGCTTGTCGTAGCTCTACGGTGCATGAGGAAGCAATGCTTGCTATTGGTTCGCTGGCTTATGCCTGTGGACCAAAGTTTGAGAACTATATGGGTGAATTCTACCGCTATTTGGAGATGGGGTTGCAGAATTTTGAGGAATACCAGGTTTGTTCCATCACAGTTGGGGTGGTTGGTGACATTTCCCGTGCCTTGGATGACAAGGTCTTACAATTCTGTGATGGGATCATGAAACACCTTCTCAATGATCTTGGCAGTAATGAACTCCACCGGTCTGTCAAGCCTCACATATTTTCTTGCTTTGGGGACATTGCTCTTGCAATAGGAGAGCATTTCGAGAGGTATGTCCTCTATGTAGTGCAAGCAATGCAGCAAGCTGCAGCGGTCTGCGCACAGCTTGATGCCAACGATGAAGAATTGATGGAGTACGGCAACCAGCTCAGGCGTAGCATCTTTGAAGCTTATTCCGGTATTCTCCAGGGTTTTAAGGATTCAAAGCCTGAGGTGATGCTGCCATATGCTTCACATCTCCTGCAGTTTATAGAAGTGGTTTTCTTGGACAGGCAGAGgtatttgctttcttttctttttctttcctttcccttcTATTTGTTGCTCTCTTATCTTTTGGTTTCTTTGCGTCTGATGGGTTGGCTTCCATACTTTGCAGGGATGAGTCTGTGACAAAAGCTGCAGTTGCTGTGATGGGTGATCTTGCAGATGCACTTGGCCCGAACACAAAGCTCCTGTTTAGAGACCGTGCATTCTATATCGAATTTTTGGGCGAGTGCCTGCAATCTGATGATGAATCGATCAAGGAAACTGCAACTTGGACCCAGGGGATGATTGGACGTGTCATGGTTTCATGAGATGAAGCTAGCTAGTTTGTGAGTACAACAACAGTGATGTctggtctttttctttttcttttttaatctttgtcCTTTTAAACAAGCCTCATTTTTACTAGTCTTAAGTAAAGCTAAGGCCTAAGGGTGTCGTGAACTTGAAAAAATTGAGTTCATCCATGTTCCTTGTGTACTGGGGGTGAGTTTTTGGATTTTCAGAAACGCCCAcgatatttgtttttttgttttatttcggGTTTTCCAAAAAACCCATTCAATGGTGAATGTTCGTCCCGCTtaacttgtttttcttttggggtttgGTTTTGAGAATTCAGTTCGAGTGTGGGCTTCTCAAacaagtttcaaaaaataaccCAAGCCCGCATCGTTGTTTGAATTTTTGCCCTACTTAATGCTAAACTAATGGATTCATTTCAACACCCCACTTTTATAACATTTTAATCTAATCCCTCGGTCTTTTATGGACCATGAGGAATTGATAATGTAATTTGGTGAATTTGAGAATCAAATACTTGTGTAGTGTTTGGTAAAATGCtctataactttttattttttcaaatattgaaAACTCTTCTTAAAATTGGTTAACCAAGCAAATTATTAGATGTGACTTTTACCTCTTtaacacattttcaaatcaaatcacAGAACTCTTACATTGTAGTACGCCAattttggatttattttattttaaaaaaaaaactgataatttttctcaatttttaattgtaataaaACACTTCCAAACTGTTACTAACTAATTATCAACTTTTCTCACTATGCCATATGGTTCTTACCAAATCAATTTTCAAGCTTATAAAACCTAAAATTCAAGCACTAATCAAACCACCAAACCCACGCGCGGGCATATCACGCTTGTGCTGTTTTAATACGAGCCGTCGATTTCATCAAATATAAGGTCTGCAGGTCTGCAAAATTATCACCTGACAAGACGAACGGGACATTCGCACGGTAAATTTGTTGGTTCTCGGAGCACCCAACTTCTCTACCTGCAGCAGAGCGAGGTTGGCATTCGGAGCTTCCCAGAGGCTACTTCACCGTAGGGGTCTAAGCGTCGTCGTTTGCCTTGCTGTCGATGACGGCCTGAGAGAGAAGCAAAAGGAGTTGGTCTCTAGCGTTGTCTTCGCCGTCGAGGATAGGCCTGGTGAGATCTCAAAACCCATAATAGAAACCCCCAAGGACGTAGAGTCTTCTTATCTATCGGACAGATCTAAGTTTAGCTTTATAATCTGAGATTTTCTTTTATCCCTTTTCTATCTTCGAAATTTCAAGGAATGATGCGGACGTGAACTTTGTGATGGAAATGTAGGTGTGGGCGATATACAGCACAAGAGGAGGAAGTTTCCCAAGAACcgaacataaattttttaaaaatggcagtttcttctttctctctcggCTTTTTCTCAAAAACCCGCAAACCTTCTCTTCCCAAGACCCTAATTTTCACTCCCCCGACTGTCTCAACCAATTCCCACCTCAAATTCAACCCCATTTTCAGACCCTCCACTCTCACCCTCTTCCTCCCAATCCAGAAACCCAATAACAAAACCCACTTCAAGTCCCATATCTGCTGCCTCTTCACCGGCATTGTCGAAGAAATGGGCGAAATCAAGCAGCTGGGTATCGCCGAACACGGCGGATTTGACATGAGAATCGGCGCAAAGACCGTTCTTGAAGGCGTAAACCTCGGCGATAGCATTGCCGTCAACGGTACGTGCCTTACGGTGACAGAATTCGATACCCAATTGTCTGAATTCACGGTCGGTTTGTCACCCGAAACGCTGCGAAAGACATCGTTGGTAGAGCTCGAACCGGGCTCGGTGGTGAACTTGGAGCGGGCGGTGCAGCCCACGAGCCGAATGGGTGGGCATTTCGTGCAGGGACATGTGGATGGGACGGGGGAGATAGTGGCCAAGGAGCCTGAGGGGGATTCCTTGTGGGTTAAGGTAAAGGCAGGGAAAGATTTGTTGAGGTATATAGTGCCAAAAGGGTTTATAGCGGTGGATGGGACTAGTTTGACGGTGGTGGATGTGTTTGATGAGGAGGAGTgctttaatttcatgttggtGGCTTATACTCAGCAGAATGTGGTGATTCCTTCAAAGAAAGTTGGGCAGAAGGTGAACTTGGAGGTGGATATATTGGGGAAGTATGTGGAGAGGCTGCTTAGTAGTGGGTTTGTTGACTCTATTAAATCTTCATGACAAAAGGTACTTTACTGTGGTTCTGTTTCTGTTAATGTATCACTGTTTGCTCCTGCAATGTATTTTGTTATTGCTTGAATAAGAAAGACTGAATTTTGAGAGCTGTTTGTTTCATTTTGGTTGATTCTGAGATTTGTAGATGTTTGCTATTCTTACTTTTAGAGATATTCCTGGGAAGATGCTTTGGCTGTCTTGTAGGGAAAGAGGTTTATTTTCGACTCGCCTAGCATGATCATGTGTAATGTAGGGattgtttgataaaactttCTAGATGgtgctttttggttttttgttaaaaagtatTTGAGCAAAAAGCGTCATAAAACGAGGCCATGCTGTCACAGACGTTCCTTTCTGGAACTTCTAGGCATGATCAACCCTTGAAGCTGGTCTTGTGGTATAGCAAAGCCATACTCTCCAGAATGAGAGAAGTAAATGGCCCTAGATGGGAGAGTTGAATATACGATTATTAGTAATTATGATCAAAGATGTCTTATGTAGGTTTTGATATTAAGCTTCGTTATGCTGAATTGTCCTTTAGCTATCGCTTATAAATCAAAGATCTTAAGAGTACATGATTTCCATATCACTTCAATTTCCAAACTAACATCATTGTAAATGTTTTAGCGTTCTGCATTCTTCAACTCATCAAGAAGACAACTCGGATTGGAAAATTTGCGAAGAacagttattttttatttgaaaaagtactcTCATGCGACACTAAAGGATTGAGATCCGGTGTACTTGCTTGCCTGCCCAGATTGCTTGCAATCCGGGTATGCGAGTGTGAGAGAACTCCTATAGCTTCCACCTACCCGGGCGGGGCGGAGAAAACTCTATGGGAAAGCCAGATTGGAAGGAACTATATTTAAGTAGAGTGGTTATCCACCCTTCATAACCAATGAAATAATAAGATTAGGAGAGTAGCAGAGATCAT
Above is a genomic segment from Corylus avellana chromosome ca9, CavTom2PMs-1.0 containing:
- the LOC132162139 gene encoding uncharacterized protein LOC132162139; the protein is MEEEEKEVNEVAMKSRYPRKLNFNAPLLSTRRIGGYSGEEVNSQGVLQQAASDHSIPFSWEQAPGKPKESERGDIHDGDDTPRPRLPPCRWHPSIDATNNHDDHQAVISDHDDDGCDGDGDVDVDVDVDDDDAAFSDAMDVFSLSEAIDIVTKAEKVEEFNGLKLKLAESRGNESPNFIIKRFLPDATALAESSALTFSKSFNKKFPKPCNYPESSASPKGCGLEILFPWRIKHKLCGIKSPIRQDSLNVQPQWRAKQKKHYCSSANVFSNNVDKDTRD
- the LOC132191537 gene encoding importin subunit beta-1, with translation MAMEITQFLLSAQSPDANVRTEAETNLTRFQEQNLPSFLLSLSVELAHNEKPIESRRLAGIVLKNSLDAKDAARKEHLVQQWMAIDISIKSQIKDLLLRTLGSVATEARHTSAQVIAKIASIEIPKKQWPELIGCLLNNMTQQDKPAGLKQATLETLGYVCEEISHEDLVQDEVNAVLTAVVQGMNLAEHSSEVRLAAARALYNALDFAQTNFENEMERNYIMKMVCETAISKEVEIRQAAFECLVSIASTYYEKLEPYMQALFELTSNAVKGDEEAVSLQAIEFWSSICDEEIELQEYESTESGDSEPPHSRFIEKALSSLVPMLLETLLKQEEDQDQDDSIWNLSMAGGTCLGLVSRTVGDAIVPLVMPFVEANILKPEWRCREAATYAFGSILEGPSIDKLSPLVHAGLDFLLKAMKDENNHVRDTTAWTLSRIFELLHSPAGGISVISSENIQQILGVLLESINDTPNVAEKICGAIYYLCQGYFEAGQASSVLTPFLTDIITQLIRTADRTDGGDSKLRSSAYETLNEVVRCSYIVDTSPIIEQLLPVIMNKLGQTLELQIVSSDDREKQGDLQASLCGVIQVIIQKLSSTDETRPIILRASDQIMALFLRVFACRSSTVHEEAMLAIGSLAYACGPKFENYMGEFYRYLEMGLQNFEEYQVCSITVGVVGDISRALDDKVLQFCDGIMKHLLNDLGSNELHRSVKPHIFSCFGDIALAIGEHFERYVLYVVQAMQQAAAVCAQLDANDEELMEYGNQLRRSIFEAYSGILQGFKDSKPEVMLPYASHLLQFIEVVFLDRQRDESVTKAAVAVMGDLADALGPNTKLLFRDRAFYIEFLGECLQSDDESIKETATWTQGMIGRVMVS
- the LOC132191798 gene encoding riboflavin synthase-like; this translates as MAVSSFSLGFFSKTRKPSLPKTLIFTPPTVSTNSHLKFNPIFRPSTLTLFLPIQKPNNKTHFKSHICCLFTGIVEEMGEIKQLGIAEHGGFDMRIGAKTVLEGVNLGDSIAVNGTCLTVTEFDTQLSEFTVGLSPETLRKTSLVELEPGSVVNLERAVQPTSRMGGHFVQGHVDGTGEIVAKEPEGDSLWVKVKAGKDLLRYIVPKGFIAVDGTSLTVVDVFDEEECFNFMLVAYTQQNVVIPSKKVGQKVNLEVDILGKYVERLLSSGFVDSIKSS